One window of the Mytilus galloprovincialis chromosome 14, xbMytGall1.hap1.1, whole genome shotgun sequence genome contains the following:
- the LOC143059678 gene encoding dnaJ homolog subfamily C member 22-like — MANLVVAYILWFFGGAWGLHHFYLGRDRHAFIWWSTWAGCFGLGWVRDLWRIPEYVYAANKDPGYLKDLNEKAKRYPIPQFNIVRFAGEVVVGFLFGILIRICIPDDYVELFIGRVLSIIVPPFAVAIGVHLVGNVNPEKVSFQWALLGAYISFPMLTIDSGNNLVYSSILSAIAVNWKGKNWNRDYIEKRGLCKRVFVLTVCGLLYLSLWSSAIYFNATITTKEGDEVPLREAINNFFTSPAWADTKESFRNLYKYYQEHGWENLYNKIVDSLDPLGESKAYKDLGVHENASEEEIKKSYKKLVKQWHPDKHMKETDPDKKAEAQKRFIEIQEAYETLSSIKLNRARRNKKSRSSSQDHREHTEF; from the exons ATGGCAAATTTAGTCGTCGCATATATTTTATGGTTCTTTGGTGGAGCTTGGGGATTACACCATTTCTATCTTGGACGAGATAGACATGCTTTTATTTGGTGGTCGACTTGGGCTGGATGTTTTGGACTCGGTTGGGTTCGTGATCTCTGGCGGATACCAGAGTATGTTTATGCCGCAAACAAAGATCCTGGATACTTGAAAGATTTAAACGAAAAAGCAAAGCGATATCCAATACCtcaatttaatattgtaagattTGCAGGAGAAGTGGTTGTTGGTTTCTTATTTGGCATACTGATTCGAATTTGTATTCCAGATGATTATGTTGAGCTGTTCATTGGCCGTGTTCTGTCAATAATTGTGCCTCCATTTGCAGTAGCGATAG gAGTTCATTTAGTTGGAAATGTAAATCCTGAAAAAGTTTCTTTCCAATGGGCATTACTTGGAGCATATATTTCATTTCCTATGTTGACAATAGATTCAGGAAATAACTTGGTATATTCTTCAATACTTTCTGCGATTGCAGTAAACTGGAAGGGGAAAAACTGGAACAGAGACTATATAGAAAAGCGTGGACTTTGTAAAAGAGTGTTTGTATTGACTGTCTGTGGATTGCTATATTTATCTCTTTGGTCAAGTGCAATATATTTTAACGCAACAATTACAACAAAAGAAGGGGATGAAGTTCCATTACGAGAGGCTATAAATAACTTTTTTACCTCCCCTGCATGGGCGGATACTAAAGAATCATttagaaatttatataaatattaccaAGAACATGGCTGGGaaaatttatataacaaaatagtAGATTCTTTAGATCCGTTAGGAGAATCCAAAGCATATAAG gatttagGCGTGCATGAAAATGCTTCGGAAGAGgagattaaaaaatcatataaaaaattagTGAAACAATGGCATCCAGATAAACACATGAAAGAGACGGATCCAGATAAAAAAGCTGAAGCACAGAAAAGATTTATAGAAATACAAGAAGCATATGAAACACTGTCTTCAATAAAGTTGAACCGAGCAAGGAGAAACAAGAAATCAAGATCATCTAGTCAAGATCATAGAGAACACACAGAATtctaa